One window from the genome of Paramisgurnus dabryanus chromosome 20, PD_genome_1.1, whole genome shotgun sequence encodes:
- the utp25 gene encoding U3 small nucleolar RNA-associated protein 25 homolog gives MGRRKRGNQDISKLTKKQKKHLKEFGEQHPFHDNIVERAEKTQILRLPGSPKHREPESEEESDEEQQSAYQKLLSTIIQGANDGSEEEESEDDEEEEEVVEEVELEGEGEEDEKEDDDGDAEEDLEQEDEEPTDDDPENKEHPEKINEDTEETIKEEFTDKKNEAAFCLESNLPAEGDENSEDLKEDMFVEHQEVELSEEEVRRISEGSKVKTQVKWPKLGTLQCVCPLERFPPVGQPSSAPNPTFHKTIKAKSCLLNQSSQPGSSTVPDVTELQKELLGLMGTYRDVYFANSSPLREAKEVRSAYCLHALNHVLKANTRVLSNNAKLKETKDAEEDCRDQGITRPKVLILVPFRDGALRVVQTFISLMEPKGKKMDVSNKKRFKEEFGEEPGNVPPNLQRPDDYHAVFSGNVDDHFRIGVSVMKRSMRLYSPFYSSDIIIASPLGLRTVLGADGEKKRDFDFLSSIELLIVDQADVFLMQNWEHVLHVMKHVNLQPIDSHGVDFSRVRMWNLNNWAAHYRQTLVFSSIQEPQINNILTKYCYNYRGQVCSKIIPKVGSICQVLVQLPHVFQMFHSDSFMDQDARFRFFVDNILPQYRDSVMSHTLIYVPSYFDFVRLRNYLKKEDVNFASVSEYSQRSEVSRARHYFQKGDRQFLLFSERFHFYKRYTIKGIHNLIFYGLPTYPHFYSEVCNMLQAGVRDGSSASFTCTALYSRYDTHRLAAITGADRAAQMLHSKKSVHLFITGEENNT, from the exons ATGGGTAGAAGAAAGCGAGGAAACCAAGATATTAGCAAATTAACAAAGAAACAGAAGAAACATCTAAAGGAATTTGGAGAACAGCATCCTTTTCATGATAA TATTGTCGAGAGAGCAGAAAAAACTCAGATTTTGCGATTG CCTGGCAGTCCAAAGCACCGGGAGCCTGAGAGTGAGGAAGAAAGTGATGAAGAGCAACAGTCTGCTTATCAGAAACTGCTGTCAACGATAATTCAAGGTGCTAATGATGGCAGTGAAGAGGAAGAAAGTGAAGAcgatgaggaagaggaggaagtTGTTGAAGAAGTTGAAC TGGAAGGAGAGGGTGAAGAAGATGAAAAGGAAGATGATGACGGTGATGCTGAAGAAGATTTAGAGCAAGAGGATGAAGAACCGACTGATGATGACCCAGAAAATAAAGAGCACCCTGAAAAGATAAATGAAGATACAGAGGAGACCATAAAGGAAGAGTTTACAGATAAGAAGAATGAAGCTGCGTTCTGTTTGGAAAGCAACCTGCCTGCAGAGGGAGATGAAAACTCAGAAGATTTGAAAGAGG ACATGTTTGTAGAGCATCAAGAGGTGGAACTCAGTGAAGAGGAAGTGCGTCGAATCTCAGAGGGGTCAAAGGTCAAGACTCAGGTTAAG TGGCCGAAGCTGGGCACCCTGCAGTGTGTTTGTCCCCTAGAACGTTTCCCACCTGTGGGACAGCCCTCCTCTGCTCCTAACCCAACCTTTCACAAAACCATCAAGGCTAAATCATGCTTGCTAAACCAGTCCTCCCAACCTGGAAGTAGCACTGTGCCGGATGTCACAGAGCTGCAGAAGGAATTGCTTGGTCTCATGG GTACATATAGAGATGTGTATTTTGCAAACAGCTCCCCCTTGAGAGAGGCGAAGGAAGTGCGCAGCGCCTACTGTCTTCATGCCCTGAACCATGTGTTAAAGGCCAACACTCGTGTGCTTAGTAATAACGCCAAGTTGAAGGAAACTAAAGACGCAGAGGAAGATTGCCGTGATCAGGGCATTACCAGACCAAAG GTGTTGATTCTAGTGCCATTTAGAGATGGAGCACTGCGCGTGGTCCAGACCTTTATAAGTCTAATGGAGCCTAAAGGGAAGAAAATGGACGTCAGCAACAAGAAGAGATTCAAAGAAGAGTTTGGAGAGGAGCCAGGCAATGTGCCGCCCAACCTGCAGAGACCTGACGACTATCATGCTGTCTTCTCTGGAAATGTGGATGACCACTTTAGAATAG GTGTGTCGGTTATGAAGCGCAGCATGCGTCTATATTCTCCATTCTACTCCTCTGACATCATCATTGCGTCTCCACTGGGTCTTCGAACTGTGCTGGGTGCTGATGGTGAGAAAAAGAGAGACTTTGACTTCCTATCTTCCATCGAGCTGCTGATTGTGGATCAGGCAGATGTGTTCCTCATGCAGAACTGGGAACATGTGCTG CATGTGATGAAGCATGTGAATCTGCAGCCGATAGACTCGCATGGAGTCGATTTCTCCCGTGTGCGCATGTGGAACCTAAACAACTGGGCAGCGCATTACAGACAGACACTGGTGTTCAGTTCAATACAAGAACCCCAGATCAACAACATACTTACCAAATACTGCTACAACTACAGGGGCCAG GTGTGCAGTAAAATCATTCCAAAGGTGGGCTCAATCTGTCAGGTACTTGTGCAATTACCACATGTGTTCCAGATGTTTCACTCTGACAGCTTCATGGATCAGGATGCCAG GTTTCGGTTCTTTGTGGATAACATCCTGCCTCAGTACAGAGACTCTGTCATGTCCCACACTCTCATCTATGTGCCCTCATACTTTGATTTTGTTCGTCTTCGAAACTATCTGAAGAAAGAGGACGTTAATTTCGCAAGTGTCAGCGAGTACTCGCAGAGATCAGAGGTTTCTCGAGCAAGACATTACTTCCAGAAAGGAGACAGACAGTTTCTGCTCTTCTCAGAAAGATTTCACTTCTACAAGAG ATACACTATTAAGGGAATCCATAACCTGATCTTCTATGGGTTACCTACCTACCCTCATTTCTACAGTGAAGTGTGTAATATGCTTCAGGCTGGCGTTAGAGACGGCAGTTCTGCCAGTTTCACCTGCACAGCCTTATATTCCCGATATGACACACATCGGCTGGCTGCCATCACAGGAGCCGATCGAGCCGCTCAGATGCTGCACTCCAAGAAATCAGTCCACCTTTTCATCACAGGCGAGGAGAACAACACCTAA